The sequence below is a genomic window from Halolamina litorea.
GGTGCAAGTCAGCGTCCCCGAGATGATCTCACCGTCGTCGCGCTCGTCGACGTCGAGTTCGAGGTCGTGTTTGTCCATCGGGCAGCAGACGATCTCCATCAGCGACTCCTTCATCACCCACCGATGAGGCCGGGCGGGGCAAAAGGGTGCGGGTTCGCCCGGCCGGGCGTTCGCGAGCG
It includes:
- a CDS encoding methytransferase partner Trm112, with amino-acid sequence MKESLMEIVCCPMDKHDLELDVDERDDGEIISGTLTCTDCGESYPIEDGIPNLLPPDMRDDD